The following are from one region of the Pelagibius sp. CAU 1746 genome:
- a CDS encoding MOSC domain-containing protein encodes MATTVQQICRYPVKGLNGESLAGTSLLPGGGLPEDRRYVIAYGRGTGAKPGFFELTEEERLAQLRIAYDPAGPTLTVSRQGRQVVTANPSDPTGQVLLNQFFAGFLAGSRRGTPSFRDMAGADQAAARPRPVSILNLASLRDFERVARQPVDPRRFRANILIDGLPAWSEFAWLNREIRIGTVRLKIIERIERCAATNVNPETAERDMNVPLTLRKGFGHMDMGVYAEIVDGGEIKTGDPVSEV; translated from the coding sequence ATGGCGACCACCGTGCAACAGATCTGCCGCTACCCCGTGAAGGGGTTGAACGGCGAGTCCCTGGCAGGGACCTCGCTGCTGCCCGGCGGCGGGCTTCCCGAAGACCGCCGCTACGTCATCGCCTACGGCCGCGGCACCGGCGCCAAGCCCGGTTTCTTCGAACTGACGGAAGAGGAGCGGCTGGCCCAACTGCGCATCGCCTACGACCCCGCGGGACCGACCCTCACGGTCAGCCGCCAGGGCCGCCAGGTCGTGACGGCCAATCCCAGCGATCCGACCGGGCAGGTGCTGCTCAACCAGTTCTTCGCCGGCTTCCTGGCCGGATCCCGGCGCGGCACGCCGTCGTTCCGCGACATGGCGGGGGCGGACCAGGCGGCGGCGCGGCCGCGGCCCGTCTCCATCCTGAACCTGGCCAGCCTGCGCGACTTCGAGCGGGTGGCGCGCCAGCCGGTCGACCCGCGCCGCTTCCGCGCCAACATCCTGATCGACGGCCTGCCGGCCTGGAGCGAGTTCGCCTGGCTGAACCGGGAGATCCGCATCGGCACCGTCAGGCTGAAAATCATCGAGCGCATAGAGCGCTGCGCGGCCACCAACGTGAACCCGGAAACCGCGGAGCGCGACATGAACGTTCCGCTGACCCTGCGCAAGGGCTTCGGTCATATGGACATGGGGGTCTATGCGGAGATCGTGGACGGCGGCGAGATAAAGACCGGCGACCCGGTAAGCGAAGTCTAA